The DNA segment TGTATATTTTGACCTCGGAGCATACTAAGACCACAGCTAAGCTTATGGGATTGGATGAAGCTTTGGAAGACAAGGGTGCACACATCGTACCTGCAACCTGTCCGGATCAACCGTCATGGAAGTTCTTAAAGAATAAAGTGGGACTTACCGAGTCACCGAAGTGTGCCTACTATCCAAAACGTCGCGGCATCGATTTTGTCATTCGTGATTTGGATACGTGCATTGAAGGGGCCATAACAGGGGAGGTGCAATGATGTCTCAAGTATTTAAATGTCACAAAATTGTCGAGGGATGTGTGGAAGCGGATATTACCTTGTCCAAAGATGACATCATGTTTTACCTTATTCGTCCTGAAGATGGGGTGATGATTGAAACAGGCCACGATATGGAAGGACGCTCTATGGCGAAGAAAATTTTAGCTTTTCCCTCAGGTAAGGGTAGCTCTGTTGTTCAGGCTGACGGGCTCTTTCAATTGATGAAAAAAGACAATCAGCCTGCGGGGATGATTGTAGAACGTGCTGAAACAGTCCTTGTCACCAGTGCCATCATCTTTGAAATTCCCATGGTGGACAAAGTGGATCCGGCGTTTTATGAGACTGTGCAGGAAGGCGATCATATTCGTTTAGATGCAGTGAACGAAGAAATTACTATTTTATAAGGAGTAAGCTATGAAAAAATCATTATTTGCAATCCTGGCCCTGATGATGGTATTCGTTACCGCATGTGGTGGCAATCAAGCTGCTGACTCATCGGCACAAGGCAATGAACCTGCCGCAACAGAAGCTTCAGCGGACGCCGTGACTATTAAAATCGGTCATGTTGAGCCGGAAAATCGTTCAACACATAGAGCTCTGCTTGAATTTAAAAAGAATGTTGAAGAAAAATCCAACGGAAGTCTTGTCATTGAAATTTATCCTAACGGAGCTCTGGGCGGTGACGTACAACTTACGGAGTCTACGGCCATGGGGACATTAGATGTCGCTCTGCCGTCAACCTCGGTTCTGACAACCTACTCGGATGAGTTCGGCATCTTGGATATGCCATATCTGTTCAAAAATTCTGAATCGGCCTTTACAGCCCTTGATGGGGAACTGGGTCAACAACTTAATGCTAAGCTTGAAGGCAATGGCCTGATTAACTTGGGATACGCTTATAACGGGATTCGCAGTACAACGACCAACACCGGCGCCATTGAGAGACCTGCAGATCTTCAAGGTGTGAAAATGCGTGTTATGGAGTCACCGATCTTTATTGACTTTTATAAAACCTTAGGAGCCAACCCTACGCCAATCAGTTTTACTGAGCTCTACACCGGCTTGCAACAAGGCACCGTGGATGCTCAGGAAAATCCGCCGTCACTGACTTATGCGAATAAATTTTACGAGGTACAAAAATTCCTCACCGTGGATGAGCATATTCACAATTTTCTTCCATTTTTGATGAATCAAACTAAATTTGATGGACTGACATCGGAACAACAAGAATTGTTGAGAACGGAAGTGAAAGCTTTTGTAGAAAATCAACGTCAAATGGAATTAGCCGATAACGATGCAGCCATTGAAAAGCTGAAAACGGAAGGTAATTTAACGACGAATGTATTAAGTGATGAACAAAAACAAGCATTTAAAGATGCACTCAAACCGATGTACGATAAATATCGTGAGCAGTTTGGTGCAGAACTCTTTGATTTGGCAGAAAGCTTTAACCAATGATGGGATCCGAAGAATGAGGTGGTTTCCGCCACCTCGTTTTCCTTACATTCAAGGAGTAGCCTATGAAAAAGTTTTTTAAATTATATGATGAACTGGAAGAAAAACTGTTGGTGTTCAGTTTGGTATTCAGTGTTGTACTGATTTCATTTCAAATCATCATGCGCTATATCTTCAATGCTTCGGTATCTTGGTCGGAAGAACTTGCACGCTATCTTTTCATCTGGCAGACGTGGTTAGGTGTGAGTATTGCTTTTCATTACCATGAGCATATTAAAGTAGATTTGATTTTTACACTGTTTAAATCTGCGGGCTTTAAAAAAGTTATCGATGTGATTATTCAGCTTATCTGGCTGGGATTTAACCTATTTCTTGCTTATGAAGGCTTTAAACTCTTACAGTCCATGAATGCACGCCATGCTCTGTCTGCAGGAATGAGGCTGCCGTTAATTTATGTCTACGCGTCGCTGCCTGTGAGCTCTGTTATCTTGGCACTGCGTATTTTTTTGGACATGATCGGGATGAACCGCACCGCATCCACAGGACAAGGTGAAAAGACTGCAACGTACATGGAGAAGGGAGGGGAACAATGAATGCCTTAACCTTATTTGGCGTATTTTTTGCACTTCTGATCTTAAGCATGCCGATAGGTTATGCAATTGGAATTGCAACGTTAACGACAATATTGTTACATACCACTATGCCGCCAGTTCTTATTGTTCAAAATGCTGTGGCCGGTGTAGACTCATTTCCGTTGATGGCTATTCCGTTTTTTATGTTAGCGGGCAATCTGATGAGCAGTGGCGGTATTGCCAAGCGTTTGGTAGATTTTTTTGAGGCCTTTATCGGACACATCACCGGAGGGCTCGGTATGGTTACCGTTGTGGTGTGTATGTTTTTTGCGGCGATTTCCGGTTCTGCAGTGGCGACGGTGTCTGCCGTCGGCGCTTTCATGATTCCTCAAATGGTGGCGCACGGCTACGGCAAATCTTTCTCTGTGGCGCTCACTGCGGCTGCAGGGACAATCGGTGTCATCATTCCGCCGTCGGTGCCTTTTGTTATCTATGGTGTTGTCTCCGGGACGTCCATTACCGATTTGTTTACGGCAGGGTTCTTGCCGGGAATTCTTATGGGCGTTGCATTGATGCTCGTCTGCTACATTGTGTCTAAAAAGAAGGGTTATAAGGGCAATACCCATCGAAAAACACTGTCTGAAATTTGGAGTACGTTTAAGTCGGCATTCTTTGCCATTCTCTCACCGGTTATTATCTTGGGCGGCATTTATCTGGGGATTTTCACCCCGACGGAAGCGGCTGTAGTATCTGTGGTCTATTCCTTTATTGTGGGCGTTTTCGTCTATAAAGAATTGGATTTAAAAGGCGCGTATAACTCGGTGAGAGATGCCATTGTCGTCAATGGCGCCACTACTTTTATGATTGGATTGTCTACGGCCTTTGCAGCGCTCTTAACCATGGAGCAAATCCCGAACAAAATTGCTCTTGCCATTACATCCCTCAGTGACAATGGGGTAGTCATCCTCGTGCTGATTAATATCTTTTTAATTATTATCGGGATGTTCATCGATAATATTCCTGCCACAATTATTCTCAGTCCGATTTTATTGCCAATCTGTATGAAGTTCGGAATGAGTCCTGTGACGTTTGGGATTATGCTCACCATGAACCTTGCTATAGGATTTTGTACACCGCCATACGGTATCAATCTATTTGTGGCTTCAGCGATATCGAAGTTGAAAATGGAAGAGGTCTCTCAAGCTATTTTGAAGTTTATTTTCGCACTGCTTGTTGTCCTTATGATGGTTACGTTTATAAAACCTATCACAACGATGTTTCTAGGAGGTTGATATGTTAATTTGGATTATTGATGAAGAGTGGTCCGACTATGATTTGGAGCATGAAATTTTAGAAAAAGAGTTACCCGGCGTGGAGATTCGGCATTCAACCTATGACTATGAAGCGGATTTGAAAGCTTTCGGATATCAAGCCGACGGGATTCTCGCACAAGTCTATGCTGATATACCTCGTGAGACGATTGAACAGTTGGAGCAGTGCAAGGGTATTGCCGTATACGGCGGCGGATTTGACCGCATTGATATCGACGCATGTAAAGACAAAGGAATCAAAGTCACAAACATTCAGGACTACTGTTCAGAAGACTTGGCCGATTATGTGATAGCAGCTATCTACCACGGCAATAAACACGTCACCGATTATGCCGAATCCTGTTTAGACAATGTTAAAGCTGGGAAGTGGGGGGCTTTAGCAGGAGCTTACCAAACCCACCGCATTGAGAATCAAAAAATTCTGCTTGTGGGATTTGGAGGCATCGGACGTGTAGTGGCGAAGCGATTGTTACCATTGGGTATTGAAATCATGGCGTATGATGAGTATACTGATAGTGCTTCCATTAAAGCCGCCGGTGTACGTCCGGTATCTTGGGAAGAAGGTTTTAAAGAGGCGGACTATGTGTCGATACACCTTCGAGGTGTAGACAGTAATGCCGATAAAATCGGTGCCAATGAGTTTAAACTCATGAAAAATTCCGCCTATCTTATCAATACGGCACGAGGAAAGATTGTTAAAGAACAGGATCTTATTGATGCCGTGACGCAGAAGGATATTGCCGGAGCTATTCTCGATGTGATAAAAAATGAACCTCCGGCAGAGAATGACCCCATACTCTCAACAGACGGTATTTTAGTGACACCCCACGTCTCCTATATGTCTTATGAATCGATGAGAGCCCTGAAAGAGTATGCCTTAGGCAACCTTTTGGCCATGTTAAGTAATAAGGAGCCAAGAAATCCTGTCTGCTGATCCATCTAGGAGGATGACTTGAAACGACAAACTTTATCGGAAAAAGCATACCATTATATTCGGACTAAAATTATCGAAGGTGAATTTGATGAAGGTGATCTGCTCACTGAAAGCAGTATTGGTGAAGAACTCAATATGAGTCGGACGCCGGTGCGTCAGGCCTTTATACAACTGGAATCGGAGAATTATTTGAAGAGCTTTGACGGTGTCGGTACTTTAGTTAAAGGTCTCTCCATTAAAGATTTGTCGGACATCTACGAGATTCGCAGTATTTTAGAAGTCAATGCACTTAAGACCTCCATTGAGCGGATCCACAAAAAAGAGCTGATTAAGCTTCGCGATCAGTTGCAAACTTATCTTGACGAGTATCAAAAAGGTTATAAAAATGCCTTGAAGTACATTTCCAAACTGGACTCTGTCATACATGAGCTCATTGTGGAAAAGTCGTCCAACAATTATTATAAATTACTGTTAAATCAAATCAGTTCTCAAGTTGAACGCTATCGATTTAAGGCCAACGCCATAACTAATACCACTGTGGAGTCCACGGCGTGGCATATTACGATTTTAAACGCCATGATCGATGACGACCTGGAGACGGCACAGGCCGCCTTGAAGGAGCACATTGCATGGTCGTTGAAGCAGTTGATTAAAACACTGTATGGCATTGATGTCAATTAAATTAAGAAATAGGAAGAGACGCCCGGGGATAAAGGGCGTCTCTTTACATAAGTGTATAAATCATTCATACTAAGGTCGACAGTTACTGCGGCGAGAGTTTCATACTGCAGTGAGGGCTGAGTCCGTCCTCTTTCATGTAGGCTTCACCCCAGGTGTACATGGCGTCTAAGATGGGAAAAAGGCTTTTGCCGAGGGGTGTGAGGGAGTATTCAACTTTTGGGGGACGACGGGATAGACGTGTCTGTGAACGAGGCCGTCGGATTCCAATTCTCTAAGCTGTTGTGTGAGCATTTTTGATGTAGCACCTTCCACCACAGTTTTGAGGTCTGAGAACCGCAGGGTTTTGTCGCTCAGGTGCCAAAGAATCAACGGTTTATCCTTGCCGCTGATCAAAGCGATGGTAGCGGATACGGGACACCGTGTGACAAGGTCGTTCATGGCATCTCCTTAGTACCTTTTTGGTAACTTATATACTTTTTAGTGCGTTCTTGATATTTTGAAGCCAATATCATAGTATAGTGGTAGGAATTAAATGTCGAGCTGCTATGAGCGAGTGGAAGGATGATACGATGAAACAGCAATTTAATGTAACCGGGATGACGTGTGCCGCCTGTTCGGCACGTGTAGAGCGGAAGGTCTCCAACATGGACGGCGTCAATACGGTGGGGGTCAATCTTCTTACCGGATCGATGGTGGTGGACTATGACGGCCCCACAGCAGCGGATATTATTGCCACGGTGGAAAAGGCCGGCTACGGCGCCAGCATCAAAGCTGACAAGATGGACGAGACACCGGCGCCGAGAGTGGATGAGGTGGCGACGATACGGCGCCGGTTGATGATTGCCGGTACGCTGACACTACCTATTTTTTACATCGCCATGGGCGACATGTGGGGGTTTATCATGCCGCACTTTCTTACGGGCTTGGAAAATGCCGGGATCTATGCCCTCACGCAATTTATGCTCCTGCTTCCCGTGCTCTATGTGACAAGGGACTATTTTAGCCGCGGATTTAAAAATTTGGTGCAGCGAGCGCCGAATATGGATTCTCTTATTGCTGTGGGCGGCGGTGCGGCGGTGCTCTATGGGATCTATGCCCTCTTTCGAATCAATTATGCGTTGGGGCACGCAGACATGGATGTGGCGCACTACTTTATGATGCATCTGTATTTTGAGTCTGCCGCGATGATTGTGACGCTGATCACTTTTGGAAAGTATCTTGAAGCCCGAGCCAAGGGGCGAACGACGGAAGCCATTACCAAGCTCATGGATCT comes from the Peptoniphilus equinus genome and includes:
- a CDS encoding aconitase X swivel domain-containing protein → MMSQVFKCHKIVEGCVEADITLSKDDIMFYLIRPEDGVMIETGHDMEGRSMAKKILAFPSGKGSSVVQADGLFQLMKKDNQPAGMIVERAETVLVTSAIIFEIPMVDKVDPAFYETVQEGDHIRLDAVNEEITIL
- a CDS encoding TRAP transporter substrate-binding protein, with amino-acid sequence MKKSLFAILALMMVFVTACGGNQAADSSAQGNEPAATEASADAVTIKIGHVEPENRSTHRALLEFKKNVEEKSNGSLVIEIYPNGALGGDVQLTESTAMGTLDVALPSTSVLTTYSDEFGILDMPYLFKNSESAFTALDGELGQQLNAKLEGNGLINLGYAYNGIRSTTTNTGAIERPADLQGVKMRVMESPIFIDFYKTLGANPTPISFTELYTGLQQGTVDAQENPPSLTYANKFYEVQKFLTVDEHIHNFLPFLMNQTKFDGLTSEQQELLRTEVKAFVENQRQMELADNDAAIEKLKTEGNLTTNVLSDEQKQAFKDALKPMYDKYREQFGAELFDLAESFNQ
- a CDS encoding TRAP transporter small permease, encoding MKKFFKLYDELEEKLLVFSLVFSVVLISFQIIMRYIFNASVSWSEELARYLFIWQTWLGVSIAFHYHEHIKVDLIFTLFKSAGFKKVIDVIIQLIWLGFNLFLAYEGFKLLQSMNARHALSAGMRLPLIYVYASLPVSSVILALRIFLDMIGMNRTASTGQGEKTATYMEKGGEQ
- a CDS encoding TRAP transporter large permease, with the translated sequence MNALTLFGVFFALLILSMPIGYAIGIATLTTILLHTTMPPVLIVQNAVAGVDSFPLMAIPFFMLAGNLMSSGGIAKRLVDFFEAFIGHITGGLGMVTVVVCMFFAAISGSAVATVSAVGAFMIPQMVAHGYGKSFSVALTAAAGTIGVIIPPSVPFVIYGVVSGTSITDLFTAGFLPGILMGVALMLVCYIVSKKKGYKGNTHRKTLSEIWSTFKSAFFAILSPVIILGGIYLGIFTPTEAAVVSVVYSFIVGVFVYKELDLKGAYNSVRDAIVVNGATTFMIGLSTAFAALLTMEQIPNKIALAITSLSDNGVVILVLINIFLIIIGMFIDNIPATIILSPILLPICMKFGMSPVTFGIMLTMNLAIGFCTPPYGINLFVASAISKLKMEEVSQAILKFIFALLVVLMMVTFIKPITTMFLGG
- a CDS encoding C-terminal binding protein, whose amino-acid sequence is MLIWIIDEEWSDYDLEHEILEKELPGVEIRHSTYDYEADLKAFGYQADGILAQVYADIPRETIEQLEQCKGIAVYGGGFDRIDIDACKDKGIKVTNIQDYCSEDLADYVIAAIYHGNKHVTDYAESCLDNVKAGKWGALAGAYQTHRIENQKILLVGFGGIGRVVAKRLLPLGIEIMAYDEYTDSASIKAAGVRPVSWEEGFKEADYVSIHLRGVDSNADKIGANEFKLMKNSAYLINTARGKIVKEQDLIDAVTQKDIAGAILDVIKNEPPAENDPILSTDGILVTPHVSYMSYESMRALKEYALGNLLAMLSNKEPRNPVC
- a CDS encoding GntR family transcriptional regulator; this encodes MKRQTLSEKAYHYIRTKIIEGEFDEGDLLTESSIGEELNMSRTPVRQAFIQLESENYLKSFDGVGTLVKGLSIKDLSDIYEIRSILEVNALKTSIERIHKKELIKLRDQLQTYLDEYQKGYKNALKYISKLDSVIHELIVEKSSNNYYKLLLNQISSQVERYRFKANAITNTTVESTAWHITILNAMIDDDLETAQAALKEHIAWSLKQLIKTLYGIDVN